In the Elstera cyanobacteriorum genome, one interval contains:
- the pssA gene encoding CDP-diacylglycerol--serine O-phosphatidyltransferase translates to MLRRRPTRQPRRLRAQSINRLIPNMVTLLALCSGLTAIRFALEGRWQATVVAIFLAAIFDGLDGRLARLMNATSKFGAELDSLSDFVCFGVVPPVVLFLWGLNDGGRVGWAVALFFTVCMALRLARFNTALEDSARPPWTYNFFTGVPAPAGAALALMPLIGYFEFQADVLKRPLLIGVWLLIVGGLMVSRIPTFSFKKVRIPNWLVLPFMLVAGGIAAGLATEPWLTLLAVQTLYLVSIPLSIRAARRLQRALDRSQPLPSEAKPD, encoded by the coding sequence ATGCTTCGTCGCCGCCCAACCCGTCAGCCGCGCCGCCTGCGGGCGCAGTCGATCAACCGTCTTATCCCGAATATGGTGACGCTGCTGGCGCTCTGTTCCGGCTTGACGGCGATACGCTTTGCCCTGGAAGGGCGCTGGCAGGCAACGGTTGTCGCCATCTTTCTCGCGGCGATTTTCGACGGGCTGGATGGGCGGTTGGCGCGACTGATGAATGCCACGTCGAAATTCGGGGCGGAGCTCGACAGCTTATCCGATTTCGTCTGCTTCGGCGTCGTGCCGCCCGTGGTGCTGTTCCTTTGGGGCCTTAATGACGGCGGGCGCGTAGGGTGGGCTGTTGCGCTGTTTTTCACCGTCTGTATGGCGTTGCGCCTTGCGCGCTTCAATACGGCCCTTGAAGACAGCGCCCGGCCACCTTGGACCTATAATTTCTTCACCGGTGTTCCGGCACCGGCGGGGGCTGCCCTGGCGTTGATGCCCTTGATTGGTTACTTCGAGTTTCAGGCCGATGTGCTGAAGCGGCCCCTGCTTATCGGTGTCTGGCTGCTGATTGTCGGCGGGCTGATGGTCAGCCGCATCCCGACCTTCTCGTTCAAGAAGGTCCGCATTCCCAATTGGCTGGTGCTGCCCTTCATGCTTGTCGCGGGCGGGATCGCTGCCGGGCTGGCGACGGAACCCTGGTTGACCCTATTGGCGGTGCAGACGCTATACTTGGTCTCTATCCCGCTATCGATCCGCGCGGCGCGGCGCCTGCAACGGGCGCTCGACCGCAGCCAGCCCTTGCCCTCTGAGGCGAAGCCGGATTAG
- a CDS encoding arginyltransferase encodes MTDTPDRGLAAGLDRIVEPIFYRTRPFPCSYLPDRDETRVLTEMSPEMAAGGFFDFLQHYGFRRSQRYLYRPVCEGCSACIPVRIPVGRFTPNRTMRKIWRLNSDLSAQFVPARATEEQFALFSHYQHYRHSDSDMAGMVLSDYRALIEESPVQTGLLELRDANGALWGCALTDIGADSLSAVYSFYAPEPAARSLGTQLILALVEECRARGLPYLYLGYWIEDCRKMAYKIRFHPLEWFDGQRWLER; translated from the coding sequence ATGACGGACACGCCGGACCGTGGACTGGCTGCCGGGTTAGATCGGATCGTCGAGCCGATCTTCTACCGTACGCGCCCCTTCCCCTGCTCCTACCTGCCGGATCGCGACGAGACCCGCGTGCTGACGGAAATGTCGCCGGAAATGGCGGCTGGTGGGTTTTTCGATTTCCTCCAACATTATGGGTTCCGGCGCAGTCAACGCTATCTGTATAGGCCGGTCTGCGAAGGCTGTTCGGCCTGTATTCCGGTTCGTATTCCCGTCGGCCGCTTTACCCCGAACCGAACAATGCGCAAAATCTGGCGGCTGAATAGCGATCTTAGCGCGCAATTTGTTCCGGCACGCGCGACTGAGGAGCAATTTGCGCTGTTCAGCCACTATCAACACTATCGTCATAGCGATAGCGATATGGCGGGTATGGTCTTGTCCGACTATCGCGCCCTGATCGAAGAAAGCCCGGTACAGACTGGTCTGCTGGAGCTGCGCGACGCGAACGGCGCTCTGTGGGGTTGCGCTTTAACGGATATTGGGGCGGATAGCCTGTCGGCCGTTTATAGTTTTTACGCCCCCGAGCCGGCGGCGCGTAGCCTCGGCACTCAGCTTATCCTAGCCCTGGTCGAAGAATGCCGGGCGCGCGGCCTGCCCTATCTCTATCTCGGCTATTGGATCGAAGACTGCCGCAAGATGGCCTATAAGATTCGCTTCCACCCGCTCGAGTGGTTCGACGGGCAGCGCTGGCTGGAGCGCTAA
- a CDS encoding OmpA family protein has translation MAGNSNLPPIIIKKVKGGHHDAHGSSTWKIALADFMTAMFIIFLMLWIINQSTPEQKVAIAEYFAPVSASRNPSGSGQMLNGETISKEGALKNPSAPLGTPGGGPSLPKEGDGNTDIPGYPGALPKPLGVEAEPGAKSGAKAPAAQEVERQVRQALQGVPDLQGFQANVQFAQTLDGTRIDLIDNEKQELFPKGSARPLPQTEKLMAQVAKIIATVPNKVSISGHTDATGFGPNARYDNWDLSADRANASRRVLTRNGIADERIAMVEGKADRDPKVPEDPKAASNRRISITLLNEPPPPTASASAAPAVPVQPPPPGPDGRLIPRQ, from the coding sequence ATGGCCGGTAACTCCAACCTTCCGCCGATTATCATCAAGAAGGTCAAGGGCGGCCATCACGACGCGCATGGGTCTTCGACCTGGAAGATCGCACTGGCGGACTTTATGACCGCCATGTTCATCATCTTTCTGATGCTGTGGATTATCAATCAGTCCACGCCAGAACAGAAAGTTGCCATTGCTGAATATTTTGCCCCGGTCAGCGCGTCACGTAATCCGTCCGGCTCTGGGCAAATGCTGAATGGGGAAACCATCAGCAAAGAAGGCGCGCTGAAAAACCCCTCCGCCCCGCTTGGTACGCCCGGCGGCGGCCCGTCGCTGCCGAAGGAAGGCGACGGCAATACCGATATTCCCGGCTACCCTGGCGCGCTTCCGAAGCCGCTGGGGGTGGAAGCCGAACCCGGCGCCAAGTCTGGCGCTAAGGCCCCGGCAGCGCAAGAGGTTGAACGCCAGGTTCGTCAAGCGCTGCAAGGCGTGCCCGATCTTCAAGGCTTTCAGGCGAATGTTCAGTTCGCCCAGACCTTGGATGGCACTCGGATCGACCTGATCGATAACGAAAAGCAGGAACTGTTTCCCAAGGGCAGCGCCCGCCCCCTGCCCCAGACCGAAAAACTGATGGCCCAGGTGGCGAAAATCATTGCCACCGTTCCCAATAAAGTATCGATCTCCGGCCATACTGACGCGACCGGCTTCGGCCCGAACGCCCGCTATGATAATTGGGATCTGTCTGCCGACCGTGCCAACGCCTCGCGCCGGGTACTGACGCGCAATGGGATTGCTGATGAGCGGATCGCTATGGTCGAAGGCAAGGCGGACCGCGATCCAAAGGTGCCGGAAGATCCTAAGGCTGCCAGCAATCGGCGCATTTCCATCACCTTGCTGAATGAACCACCGCCCCCCACGGCCTCGGCTTCAGCGGCCCCGGCGGTTCCGGTCCAGCCGCCGCCCCCCGGTCCCGATGGGCGACTGATCCCGCGGCAGTAA